The Streptomyces sp. TLI_105 DNA segment ACGCTGGCCGACGACCCGGACGAGATCCTCTGGCACCGACTGAGCCTCGCCCTGGCGCTGGACGAGGCACGCGCGGAGCGACAGGCCCCGCATCCCGGCGAGACGCGCGCGGTCGGAGTCGGTGCGTCGGCATCGACGGTGCCACTGGCTGGGCCGGTTCGGGCGGAGGCGGTTGCGATGGTGCCGGTCGCCGGGGAGGTGGTTCCGGAAGTGCCGGTGCACGGGGTGCCGGCGACGGCGGCTTCGGGTCCTGCGGCTCCAGTGTCGATGCCGGCCGTTCCCGCGGTGCCTGTGCCGACAGCGCCCGTTCCGGCAGCGCCCGTTCCGACAGTGCTCCTTCCGGCAGTGCCCGTTCCAGCAGCGTCCGTCCCCGCGGGGCGGGCCGTGGCGATCGACCCGTCGGCGGGCCGTCCGGTGCGGACGAGGTTCCTGGAGCGTTTCCGACGGGGGAGGGCGGCGGGTGCGGCGCGGTCCCGGCGGCGGAGGCGTCCGGTGGCCTGGCCCTGACGGGGCGCTCTGACATGCGGTCGGGGCGGGCGGTGGAGAGGATGGGCCCATGCTGCTGGCGCGTGTCGCGGAAGTGTCCCGGGAGGTCACCGCCGCCTCCGCGCGCTCGCGCAAGATCGCTCTGCTGGCCGAGCTGTTCGCCGAGGCCGGGCCCGACGAGAGCCCGCTCGTCATCGCGTATCTGTCCGGGCGGCTGCCGCAGGGGCGGATCGGGGTCGGATGGAGCGTCCTCAAGGACGTCGTCCCGCCGGCCGTTCCGCCTGCCGAAGGACCCGCTCTCACGCTCGGGCAGGTCGACGCGACGATGACGGAGCTCGCCGCCGTGTCGGGCGCCGGAGCCCGTGCCGAGCGGAGCCGACTCGTCCACGGACTGTTCTCCGCCGCCACCCACGACGAGCAGGAACTCCTGGTGCGGTTGCTGACGGGAGAGGTGCGGCAGGGGGCTCTCGACGCCATCGCCCTGGAGGGGGTCGCGCGGGCGGCCGGGGTGCCCGCCCTCGAACTGCGGCGCGCCGTGATGCTCGAAGGCTCGCTGCCGTCGGTCGCCCAGGCCGTGCTCGCCGAGGGGGCCACCGCGCTGGAGCGGTTCACCCTGCGGGTCGGCAGTCCCGTGCAGCCCATGCTCGCCCACACCGCCGCTTCCGTCGCCGAGGCGATCGCCGACCTGGGGCCGTGCGCGGTCGAGGAGAAGCTCGACGGGATCCGCATCCAGGTGCATCGGCGCGGCGACGACGTCCGGGTGTACACCCGGACGCTCGACGACATCACCGACCGCCTCCCCGAGGTGGTCGCGACGGCCCGCGCGGTCGCCGCCGACGGGTTCGTCCTGGACGGCGAGGTGATCGCGCTCGACGCCGGGAGCGGCAGGCCCGCCTCCTTCCAGACGATCTCCGCCCGGGTCGGCTCCCGGATCGACGTGGCCGGTGCGCGTGCCGTGCTTCCTCTCACGGCGGTCTTCTTCGACGTCCTCGCGATGGAGGGGGAGGAGCTGATCGACCGGCCGGGCCTGGAGCGGCACGCGGTCCTCGCCCGTCTGCTGCCGGAGTCGCAGCGGGTCCGCCGCGCCGTCGTCACCGATCCGGCCGAGCCCGCGCAGACCGAGGCCGCCGAGCGGTTCTACGCGGACACCCTGGCCCGGGGGCACGAGGGCGTGCTCGTCAAGGCGCTGGAAGCGCCCTATGTGGCCGGTCGCCGGGGGCGCACCTGGCTGAAGGTGAAACCCGTCCACACCGTCGACCTCGTCGTGCTCGCCGTGGAGCGGGGTCACGGCCGCAGAACCGGGCTGCTCTCCAACCTCCACCTCGGCGCACGGACCGCCGACGGCGGCTTCGTCATGCTCGGAAAGACCTTCAAGGGGCTCACCGACCAGATGCTGCGCTGGCAGACCGAGCGGCTCCGGGAGCTCGCCGTGTCGGACGACGGCTTCACCGTACGCGTACGGCCCGAGCTCGTCGTGGAGATCGCGTACGACGGGCTCCAGGTCTCCACGCGCTACCCGGCGGGCGTCACGCTCCGCTTCGCCCGGGTCGTACGGCACCGGCCCGACAAACGTGCCTCGGAGGCCGACACCGTCGAGCGCGTCGTCGAAGGCCGCTGACGGAGGGAGACGGCCCTCGCGGGGCGGCCGTCCGCGAGGGATGCTGGAGGCGTGGCACGAGGAGCGCGTGGCACCACGACAGGCCGGCGGGCCGCGAGGAGATGAGCGACGTGTACGACTTGCACATCGACACCGACGTCACCGTGCAGCTCAACGACTGCTGCAAGGAGGACGCCCAGGCGGTGTTCGACGTCCTCGACCGGGTCTACCGGCTGGAGGACACGACACCGAACCCCCAGGCGGCCACGGGACCGGCTCCCACTGTCTGGACCGCCACGTTCGACACGGCCGGCGGACGGCACGAGGAGGTGGGCCCCGTCCACCTGACCGCCCCGGTCGGAGTCACGCTCAACGGCGGCTACCGAGCCGTCGACGAGGTCGAGAAGGTGCTCGCCACCGGCTTCGACATCCAGTCCCTGCAGGCCGTCTCCGGTGACCAGGAGACCGAGGCCCGGCTGTTGCTCGCGTCCCGCTGAGCGGGACGCATGGACGCTCCGGGCGGCGCGGACGGGCGCCGCCCGGGGTTCTCGTGTGCCCGTGAACGGTCGGCGGACCCCGCCGACATCCCCGGTATACACCGTGTGTAGAGTGCCTTCCGGCCGCGCACACCGCACTGACCGGCGGTGACGGCCGTACCGAAGACACCACGGGGAAAGCGGGTCCACCATGTTCCGATCCAGGCCTGGCCGCGGCAGAGCGGTGGGCACGGCACTGCTCGCCGCGGTGTCGCTGATGCTGACTCTGGGGGCCTGCGGAGTCGATCCGGTCACCCCGCAGGACGCCCGGCAGGAGGGCGGCACGGACGACAAGGCGGGGGGCACGGCCCGCCGCGTCGACTGCGCCGAGGTCACGTGCATAGCCCTGACCTTCGACGCGGGGCCGGGCAAGGACACCCCCCGTCTCCTCGACGTCCTCAAGGAGAAGCAGGTGCCCGCCACCTTCTTCCTCCTCGGCAGCAAGCACGTCGACCGCTACCCCGAGGTGGTCAAGCGCATCGCCGACGAGGGCCACGAGGTCGCCAACCACACCTGGTCGCACCGGATCCTGACCGACCTCGACGAGTCCGAGATCCGCGACGAGCTCTCCCGCACCCAGGACGCCATAGAGAAGATCACCGGCCGGAAGCCCACCCTCATGCGCCCGCCGCAGGGCCGCACCGATGGCACGGTGTCCGACGTCAGCCGGGACCTCGGCCTCGCCCAGGTCCTGTGGAGCATCACGGCCAAGGACTACTCCACCACCGACTCGGCGCTCATACGGCAGCGCGTGCTCGACAACGCGCACCGCGACGGGATCATCCTGCTCCACGACATCTACGACGGGACGGTGCCGGCCGTTCCCTCGATCATCGACGAGCTGAAGCGGCGAGGCTTCACGTTCGTGACGGTGCCGGAGCTCCTCGCGCCCGGCAAGGCCGAGCCCGGCACCGTCTACCGCCCCGAGAGGGACTGACGGACCCGGCGAAAACGGGTGAGGTGACTCACATCGCCCACCTGGGGTGCCCCGGAACATTCGGGAAAGGTTTACCGTTCATATGTACGTGACTGCGAAGGGGCCCGGTCCCCAAGGTCCCCCCCAAGAGGTGACCGCCCTTCGCCCCGTCACGGCAATCGGCCCCGGTTGGAATCCCCCGTCCAACCGGGGCTTTGTCGTTCCCCTGCGCGCCGTTCCCCCTGGGTCTTTCCCCTGCGCGTCGTTCCCGTGCACCCGTCCGTCAGCCGCGCGGGAGGGCGCCGGCCGGGTGGCGGGGGCGGAGGCCGGCATCAGACCCGCGCCGCGGACGACGCGGGTGGACGGGTCTTCCGCCAGCCGGAGCCGGGCGCGCAGGAGGTGGGCGAGGCGTCCCGTCACGTCGAGTCGCAGGGCGCCACCGCCGGTCACCAGGACGCCCCGGCGCAGCGCCCCGCGGACGGCTCCGGTGCGGTCGTGCCGCCACAGGCCGCTCACCATGTCGGTGGTCGTCGTGGCGATCGCGTCCGGCCCGCTCCCCGGCTCCGGAAGGTCGTCGGGGCCCACTTCGGCCTGCCGGGCGTCCTCGACGAGGCCGTCCACGACGAGCGTGACCTCCGTCAGCTGGGCGCCGAGGTCGACGACCAGCAGCGGCCCCCCGTCGGGCGGCGCGGCGTAGGCGGCCGCCGCGCGGGCGCTGTCCACGGCGATGACCCGCACCGGGTCGAGACCGTCCACCATCCGCTTCGCCGCCGCCCGCTCCCGCGGACCCGCGAGGACCGGACGGGTCAGCATGACGACGGTGTCGTGCCCGTCGCCGCCCGGGGCCGAGGCGGCCAGGCGTCGGAGCAGGCGCAGCTGGGAGTCGGGATCGATCACCCGATCGAAGGAGGGGGGAGGCGGGTCAGCCCTCGGTGCCGAGCCACAGGTCGGGGCCGAACACCTCGTAGTGGATGTCCGCCGCCGCGAGGCCCCGGCCGAGGAGGTCGCCCCGCACAGCGCGGAGGAAGGGCAGCGGCCCGCACAGGTACGCGGTGGTGCCCGCCGGAAGGTCGAGGAGCGTGACGTCCGCCCGGCCCGGCCGGGCGCCGGACTCGCCCGGCTCCTCGTACCAGAGGTGCAGCGTCCCCTGCGGCAGCGCGTCCACGAGTCGCCGCAGCTCGTCGGCGTGCGCGTGGGAGGCGGGGGCGCGGTCGGCGTGCACCACGACGACCGGGCGGTTCGACCCGGTGGCGACCAGGTGGTCGAGCATCGCCAGCATCGGGGTGCTGCCGATCCCGGCGGAGGCGAGCAGCAGGGGGCTCTCGCCCTCGGGCAGGACCAGGTCGCCGAAGGGGGTCGAGACCTCCACGGTGTCGCCCGCACCGGCGTGGGCGTGCAGCCAGGAGGAGACCTCGCCCGCCGGATCGCCGTCGACCCGCTTCACCGTGATCCGCCACTGCGGGTGTCCGGGGGCGGCGGACAGGCTGTACTGACGGATCTGCCGGGCGCCGTCGGGCAAGGTGACCTGGACGCTCACGTACTGGCCCGGCCGGAAGGGGGCGGTGGGGGTGCCGTCGGTGTGCCGCAGGACGAGGGACACCGTGTCGGCCGTCTCCTCCCGCCGCTCGGCGATCTCCATGGACCGCCAGACCTGGCCCTCGGCGACACCGGCCTCCTGGTAGAGGCGGGCCTCCACGGCGACGAGCGCGTTCGCCATCAGCCAGTACACCTCGTCCCAGGCCTGTGCGACCTCGGGGGTCACCGCGTCGCCGAGGACCTCCACGATCGCGGCGAAGAGGTGTTCGTGCACGATCTTGTACTGCTCGGAGGTGACGCCGAGCGAGGCGTGCTTGTGCGCGATCCGGGACAGCATGACGTCGGGGCGGCCGTCCGGGTTCTCCAGCAGGGCGACGGCGAAGGCGGCTATGGAGCCGGCGAGCGCCTTCCGCTGGTCGCCGTTGGCCTGGTTGCCCCGGTTGAACAGGTCGCGCAGCAGCTCGGGGTGGGCGGCGAAGAGGCGACCGTAGAAGCGCTCGGTGATCTCGTCGAGCGCCCCTCCGACGGCGGGCAGGGTGGCGCGGACGACCGGAACGGCCTGCTCGGACAGCATGGGAACTTCCAATCTGGTAGATCATCTACTTATTAAAAGGCGTGCGGATGCCTCCCCGGGGGCGGGTGCCGTCAGGGCGATCCCGCGGGGTGCGGACTGAGGGTCAGCAGCAGCGGACCGGTCGGCGACTCCACGAGCTCCGCCACGGTCAACGGATCCAGCACGCGGTAGAAGGCCTCCTGCGCCTCGCGCAGCGCTCCGCGCAGCCGGCACGCGGTGCGCAGCGGGCACGGCGGATCGCCCTCGCAGGCGACGACCTCCTCCTCGCCCTCCAGGGTCCGGGCCAGCCAGCCCACCGACGAGCGCCGCCCCAGCTCCGTCAGGGCCAGACCGCCGCCCCGGCCGCGCCGCGCCTCGACCACGCCGAGGTGCTGGAGCCGGGTGACCACCTTCGCCATGTGGGCGTAGGGCACGTCCATCGACTCCGCCACCTCGCGGGTGGTGACGGACTCCTCGGGTGCGGTGACCGCCAGGCGCATCACGGCACGGAGCGCCAGGTCGGTGAACTTCGTCAGCCTCACGGCCCGACCGTATCAAAGGCATATTTCGGATACGTATTAAGGGGGCTGCTTTCGGCGTCGCCGGCGCCGCCACAGCCACCACCCGCCCGTGACCAGACAGCTCGTCGTCAGGACGATCCCGACCACCGGCCACCGCCCGCCGGCGATCCGGGTGTCGGTGGCGACGACCAGGAGCAGGGCCACCGCCGGCAGCATCATCGATCCCAGCGAGCGCAGCCCCGCCACGGCCATGGCGGGATCGACCCGGACGCCCCGCGGAGTGCGCAGGTCGCGCGAGCCGGCGTAGAAGACGGTGGCCCGGTCGGCCAATCGGGTGGTGGCGCGGTTGTACGAGAAGGCCATGTACGGCAGCCAGACGAGCGGGGCCACCAGGCCCACCAGGAACACGCAGCCGACGAGCGCCCACTGGCCGATCCGGGTCCATGGCCCCACCTTCTCGTCGGAGGGCGTGAGCAGTCCGAGCAGCCAGGCCATGCGCAGCACCAGGTCGCGGAAGGCGGCCACCCGTCCCCGCCGCTTCCCCGACCGAGACCTGTCGGGGGCGGTGTCGAGGGCGGCCCGGGCCGCCGCGGTGTCGGCGTACACCCCTTGCAGGACGAGCAGTTCGGCCGCGCGCTCCGGGTCCGTGGTGTCGCGCCCCTCGGTGGCGGCGAGTTCGAGCACGATACGTGCCTGGGACAGCAGGGCTCCGCAGAACGCCACGGGGACGAAGACCAGGAAGGGGCCACCGACGAAGGACCCCTCCGCCGTGACCCTCCGGCGTCCGCGTGCGACGACGAGGGCTCGCAGGGCCGTCCCGTCGGCGTCGGGATGGGCGGCACGCAGGCGTTCGACCGATGCCCCTGCCCCGGGGCCCAGGTGACGCAGGGCGAAGGAGGCGAGCGCTTCCGGAAGCCTCCCGGGCTCCGCCGCGATCTCCCGCAGCAGGGAACCCTTGAGCCCGTCGCCGCGCCCGCCTCCGTCGCCGCGCCCGCCTCCGTCGGCTCCGGCGCGCCGCCGCCCCGCCCGCCACTTGTGGAGTCTCAGGACAGGACCTTGGCCTTGGCCTTCTCGAACTCCTCGGCCGTGATGGCGCCCTTCGCCTTGAGGTCGGCGAGCCGGGCCAGTTCGTCGGCGGCTCCGCCACCCCCGCCCGGCGAACCGGCGGTCTTGCGGATGTAGTCCTGGAACGCCGCTTCGCTCTCCTTCACCTGCTTGATGTCCCGCTGCCCCATGCCCTTGCCGCGTGCGATGACGTACACCAGCACGCCGAGGTAGGGGAGCAGGATGCAGAAGATCAGCCAGCCGGCCTTGCCCCAGCCGCCGAGCGAGTGGTCACGGAAGATGTCGGTGATCACCTTGAACAGCAGGAACAGCCACATGATCCAGAGGAAGAACCACAGCATCGTCCAGAAGAGGTTGAGAAGGGGGTAGTCGTCCATTCCTGCACACTCCGTTCCCGCGCGGACCGGGGAAGGCCCGGCGATGCAGCGAGTCTCACCCGACCCTCGCGCGTCCGCATGTCGTGACCGCCCGCGTGCGGGCCCTCCGCCGCCGTGTTCGGATGGAGGGCGCGGACCGCCGAGCCGACGCATCACACGCCCGCGCGGAGCCGCGAACCGTACGAGGAACGGGACGGAGCACCATGGGTCCGGTGGAATGTGTCGTGCTCGCCTTCCCGGGAGAGCGGCTGAAAGTGGCGGCGGTGACGGCCATCGCGGAGCTGCGCAGAGCGGGACAGGTACGGCTGATCGACTCGCTCGTCGTCGTCAAGTCCGTCACCGGCGAGGTCTCCACCTCAGAACTCGTCGAGTACGAGGAGTACGACGAGGCCACCGCCGAGATCGGCCCCGAGGTCAACCTGCTCGGCCCCGAGGACGCGGCCGAGGCCGCCGAGGCGCTCGAACCGGGTTCGTGCGCGCTGGTGCTGCTCGTCGAGCACGTCTGGGCCGCGCGGGCGGCGGACGCGATCCGCGAGGCCGGCGGCCGGATCGCCGGGACGGTGCGCATCCCGCCCGAGGTCGTCGAGGAGGCGCGGCGCGCCTATCGCGAGGCCGTGGCCGCCGCCGCGGTCGGAAAGGGCTGATCGTGTTCATGCGACGACGCCCTCTCGGGAGACCGGTCGTCCGGCCCGTGGGCGCGCCCCTGTTGCGCGGCGCCCTCGTGGGCGGCGCGGCCTACGCGGCGGGCCGCAACTCCGCCCGCGCCGCGCGCCGGGAGGAGGACCAGGAGCAGGCCGTCGTCGAACTCCAGGACCGGCAGCAGCCCCCGGCGGCCCCTCCGTCGGCGCCGAGCGCGCCGACCGCCGCCGGCGGGGCACCGTCGATCACCGACCAGCTGGCCCGGCTCGGCGAGCTCGCCCAGCAGGGCCTGCTCACCCCCGAGGAGTTCGCCGCCGCCAAGGCGAAGCTGCTCGGCATCTGACCGGCAGCGAAGCCCTTCGGCACCCGAGGGTCCCGCCCCGAGCAGGCACGGCGCAGGAAGAGCCCCGGTCAGGCGCCGCGCAAGGCGGCCAGGGCGCGGTCCGCGTGCGCGCTCATCCGCAGTTCGCTGCGGACGACCTCCCGGACCCGCCGGTCCTGGCCGATCACGAAGGTGACCCGTTTCGTCGGGGCCAGCGAGAACCCTCGCTTCACGCCGAACCGCTCCCGTATGGCGCCGTCCGCGTCGGACAGCAGGGGGTAGCCGAGCGAGTGCCGCTCGGCGAACTCCTGCTGCCGCTCCACCCCGTCGGAGCTGATGCCGACGGGCAGGGCGCCGACGTCGCGGAACTCGGCCGCCAGGTCACGGAAGTGACAGGCCTCGGCGGTGCAGCCCGGCGTGAGGGCCGCCGGATAGAAGAAGAGGACGACCGGGCCTTCGGAGAGCAGGCCGGTCAGCGAGCGCGGAGCGCCCGTCTCGTCCGGAAGGGTGAAGTCCTCGACGAGGTCACCGACGTTCATTTCAGGCCCGCCCGATCCGTCCCTGTGTCGCCCCCGGTGCCTCCGGCGGCCGGGCGGTGACGTTACCGCAGAGTAGAGGCGGCGTCATCCCTCCGCGGGGCGACGTCGCGCGCGGCGGCGCGCCGGTCGAGCACGGCGAGGGCGCGCTCGCCCCAGCGCAGGTTCTCCTCCTCGAAGAACCGCCCGCGCATCAGCGTGAGGTACGGCCCGACCCGCTCCGCCTCACCCAGATAGGTGTCCTCGTCCCGGCCGTCGAGCATCCACTCCCGCAGCCGGTCGTAGCGGGCCAGCTTCGCCCGGGCCGTCTCCATCCGCTGGGCCACGAACTCGCGGACGGCCGCGGTGTCGCCCTCGTCGCAGGCCTGCACCTGCACCAGCAGTTCGTCGCGGACGGCGCTCGGGCGCGGCGGTGTCGTCGTGTAGGCGACCAGATCCTGCCTGCCGGGCTCGGTGAGGCTGAACATCCGCTTGTTGGGGCGCCGTTCCTGCTCCACCACGCGGGCCGTGATCAGACCGGCCTCGGCGAGCCGCTCCAGCTCGCGGTAGAGCTGCTGCGGGGTGGCGGCCCAGAAGTTGGCGACGGACACGTCGAAGATCTTGGCCAGGTCGTATCCGGAGGCCTCGCCCTCCAGGAGAGCTGCGAGGACGGCGTGCTTGAGGGACATCCGGACACGCTAGCAGCACGTTGAATAGTTTCCTCCGCACCTAATCAACCGACGGGGCGCCCCGTGCCGGACGGCGGTTCTTCGCTGGCACGTCCGTCCGGCGCCTGCCTAGGGTGGAGAGGGGCAGGCCGCGGGGGAGCAGATCCGAGGGGCAGCACGATGGACAGCGACTCGTTCGTCTACACCACCTACATCCGGACCACCCCCGAGGAGCTCTGGCAGGCGCTCACCGACCCGGAGCTCACGCGCCGCTACTGGGGCGTCGCCTTCGAATCGGACTGGACCCCGGGCGCGCCGATGGTCTGGGACGAGAACGGCCGCAGGACCGAAGACCCCGAGCAGGTCGTCCTCGCGGCCGAGCCCGGTCGCCTCCTCTCGTACACGTGGCACACCTTCACCCCCGCCTGGGCGGAGGCGGTCCGTCTGGAGGAGGAGGCGTACGAGCGCCTCGTCCGCGAGCGCCGGTCCCGGGTCACCTTCGTGATCGAGCCGTCCGGCGACATGGTCAAGCTCACGGTCACCCATGGGGACCTGGAGCCCGACGGCACCATCAAGGGGCTGATCGGCGAGGGCTGGCCCGCGCTGATCTCCAGCCTCAAGTCCCTTCTGGAGACCGGTGAGGAGCTTCCGGAACCGGCCCGCTGACCCATTCGAGTCGTCTCGCCCCCGACTCCGCCGCCACGCCCGGTGCCTTGATCATCTTTTTCTCCTCTCATCCGCTTTGATGCTGCGGTCGGCACCGTCCGCCGATGTCGCCGGATGAAGGAGAGGGAGTCCGACGTGTCGTCACGCCGATACGCACGGGGGTGGGGAGCCCTCTCCCTCGCCGTCGGGGCCGTCCTCGTCAGCACGGCGGCCCAGTCGCCGGACCGGGACTCCGAGGACGAGCGGCGGGCCGCCGCCTCCCGCGGCGCCACCGCCGTCGTCGCGGTGGACGGCTGTGCCGCCGGCGGAGGCCTCTGCTCCGACCCGCGCCACTCGGTCGTCCTCGGCGGCGACCGCGTCCTCACGGGCCGCCCGTTCACGCTCGGTCCGAAGGCCACCGGGCCCGTGGAGCTCGCGCTCCGCACCCCCGGAGTGCTCGCCGACGTCACCGTCACCGACCAGCGCGGCCGCCGGATCGCCGGAGCGCAGAGCGCGGACCACACCCGGTGGACCAGCGCCGCACCCCTGCCGGCCGGAGCCCGGTACGCCGCCCGGCTCGTCGTCGACGGGGCGGGGGCGGGCGGCGCGCGCCGCGCCCGCCTCGACTTCCGGACCGCCCCGATGCCCGCCGGAGAGCGGCTGACCGTCACCTTCGGACCCGAGGACGGCGGCACGTACGGGGTGGGCCGGCCGGTCACCGCCGAGCTCAGCCGGCCCGTGCCGGAGGACGCCCCCGATGCCCGCCGCGCCGTGGAACGGGCCCTCGACGTGCGGTCCGAGCCCCACGTCGACGGCGCCTGGCACTGGGTCGACTCCGCCACCCTCCACTACCGGCCCCGCACGTACTGGCCCGCCCACGCCACGGTCCGCGTCCACAGCGGCCTCGACGGGGCCCCCATCGGCGGCGGCCTCTACGGCGGCCCCTCACGCCCCCTCACGTTCACCACGGGCGCCCGGATCGAGGCCGTCACCGACGTCTCCGCCCACCGGATGAACGTCTTCCGCGACGGAGAACTCCTGCGCGCCCTCCCGGTCACCACCGGCAAGGCCGGCTACCGCACCCGAGGCGGCGTCAAGGTCGTCCTCGGCAAGGAGCCCCTCGTCCGCATGCGCGGCGACTCCATCGGCATCGCCCGCGGCAGCACCGACTTCTACGACCTCAAGGTCCGCTGGGCCACCCGGGTGACCTGGAGCGGCGAGTACCTGCACGCCGCGCCGTGGTCGCTCGACTCCCAGGGCAACGAGGACGTCAGCCACGGCTGCACGGGCATGAGCACCGAGGACGCCGCCTGGCTCTTCCACACGGTGCGCGAGGGAGACCTCGTACGGGTCGTCAACGGGTACGGGAAGCCCATGACGCCCTTCGACAACGGCTTCGGCGACTGGAATCTCAGCTGGCCCGAGTGGCTCCGGGGCAGCGCCCTCGCCACGGACGCCACCGGCCCCGCTCCCAGGTCGCTCGCGGGTGCGCTGGGCCCGACACTCTGAACGAACCGATCCGTCCCTCCCGACCGCCCCTCGGTGATACTGACGTCCTGCCCGTTCCCGCCGACCTCAGGGAGCTTCGATGCCGGACGTCACCAAGGTCGAGGTCGGGGACGCGACCGCTCTTCGTGGAGACGCGACGCCTCGGCCCGCAGCGGGACCTCGAAGAGCCCGGCCCGGACCGCGAAGGGTCGGGACCGGACCTCGACGGACCCGGTTCGGACCTCGAAGGGATCGACGGTCGCCTGCCCGACCTGTCGAGCGTCACCGAGGCCCTCTCCTCCTTCGCCGGACAGATCGGCGAGGCGCTCCATCAGGCGGCCCCCGACCGCGCGACCGTCGAGTTCGGCTGCCGGCTCGGCCTGGACGCGGGCGGGCTCACCGCGCTCGTCGTGCAGGGCAGCGCGAACGCGAGCCTGCGCGTGACCCTCGAATGGGTGAAGAAGACGCCCCGCTGACCTCACACCCGTCCGCCGCCCGGCGTGTCCGAGGAGAGCCGCTGTGCCGCGTAGATCGGGATCACCGAGAGCAGGACGAGCGCCGCCGCCACCACGTTCACCACCGGGGCCTGCTGAGGGCGGGTCATGTTGTTGAAGATCCACACCGGCAGGGTCTGCACCCCGGGCCCCGCCGTGAACGTCGTCACCACGATCTCGTCGAAGGACAGCGCGAAGGCGAGCAGCCCGCCCGCGAGCAGCGCCGAGCGCAGCAGCGGGAAGGTGATGTCCCGGAAGACGCGGAACGTGTCCGCCCCCAGGTCCATCGCCGCCTCCTCGTACGAGCCGGGCAGCCGCCGCAGCCGCGCCACCACGTTGTTGAAGACGACCACGATGCAGAAGGTGGCGTGGCCCACGACCACCGTGAACATCCCGAGGCCGACGCCGAGGGGTTCCAGGACCGTGCCGAAGGCCGAGTTGAGCGCGATGCCCGTGACGATGCCGGGCAGCGCGATCGGCAGCACCACCGCGAAGGAGACGGCCTCCCGTCCGAAGAAGGTGTACCGCTGCACCGCGAAGGCGATGAGCGTGCCGAGCACCAGGGCCACCGCCGTCGCCGCGAGCCCCGCCCGGACCGAGGTCCACAGCGCCTCGCGGGCGCCCTCGTTCTCCCAGGCCGCCGCCCACCAGTCGAGCGTGAGGCCGGGCGGCGGCCAGCTCGCCGAGCGGTCCGGGTTGAGCGAGCCGAGCAGGACGAGCAGCAGCGGGAGGTAGATCGCCGCGAAGCCGAGGCCGGCCGCGGTGCGCAGCGCGATCCGCGCGGGACGGGAGAGGTTCATCGGTCGCGGTCCTTCCGGCCGTTCACAGGCTGCGCAGCGCACCGGAGCGCCGCACCGCGAGGAGGTACACCACGATGACGGCGACCGGCACGGTGCCGAGCGCGGCCGCCAGCGGCATGTTCAGGGTGACGTTGGAGTAGACGAGGTTGCCGATCAGCTGGGTCTTGCCGCCGACGATCTGCACGGTGATGTAGTCGCCGAGGCTCAGGGAGAAGGTGAAGACGGACCCCGCGGCCACCGCCGGCCACACCAGCGGCAGCACCACCGAGACGAAGGTCCGCCAGGTCCTCGCCCCGAGGTCCGCCGAGGCGTTCAGGAGGTTGTCGGGCAGCTGGACGAGCGCGGTGTGGATCGGCAGCGCCATGTACGGCAGCCAGAGGTACGTCAGGACGAGCACCGTCGCCGTGAGCCCGTACCCCGGCCCGCTGAGGCCGAACGGCCGCAGCGCCCAGTCGAGCGGCCCCCCTTCGGAGAGGATGAGCCGCCACGCGTACACCTTCACGAGGTAGCCGGCCCACAGCGGCATGAGCAGCGCGACCACGAACAGCGGGCGGCGGCGCGGGTGCGCGACGCGCGCCGTGTAGAAGGCGAGGGGGAAGGCGATGACGGCGCAGAGCGCG contains these protein-coding regions:
- a CDS encoding SHOCT domain-containing protein: MRRRPLGRPVVRPVGAPLLRGALVGGAAYAAGRNSARAARREEDQEQAVVELQDRQQPPAAPPSAPSAPTAAGGAPSITDQLARLGELAQQGLLTPEEFAAAKAKLLGI
- a CDS encoding peroxiredoxin, which codes for MNVGDLVEDFTLPDETGAPRSLTGLLSEGPVVLFFYPAALTPGCTAEACHFRDLAAEFRDVGALPVGISSDGVERQQEFAERHSLGYPLLSDADGAIRERFGVKRGFSLAPTKRVTFVIGQDRRVREVVRSELRMSAHADRALAALRGA
- a CDS encoding PadR family transcriptional regulator, yielding MSLKHAVLAALLEGEASGYDLAKIFDVSVANFWAATPQQLYRELERLAEAGLITARVVEQERRPNKRMFSLTEPGRQDLVAYTTTPPRPSAVRDELLVQVQACDEGDTAAVREFVAQRMETARAKLARYDRLREWMLDGRDEDTYLGEAERVGPYLTLMRGRFFEEENLRWGERALAVLDRRAAARDVAPRRDDAASTLR
- a CDS encoding SRPBCC family protein yields the protein MDSDSFVYTTYIRTTPEELWQALTDPELTRRYWGVAFESDWTPGAPMVWDENGRRTEDPEQVVLAAEPGRLLSYTWHTFTPAWAEAVRLEEEAYERLVRERRSRVTFVIEPSGDMVKLTVTHGDLEPDGTIKGLIGEGWPALISSLKSLLETGEELPEPAR
- a CDS encoding Ig-like domain-containing protein, whose product is MSSRRYARGWGALSLAVGAVLVSTAAQSPDRDSEDERRAAASRGATAVVAVDGCAAGGGLCSDPRHSVVLGGDRVLTGRPFTLGPKATGPVELALRTPGVLADVTVTDQRGRRIAGAQSADHTRWTSAAPLPAGARYAARLVVDGAGAGGARRARLDFRTAPMPAGERLTVTFGPEDGGTYGVGRPVTAELSRPVPEDAPDARRAVERALDVRSEPHVDGAWHWVDSATLHYRPRTYWPAHATVRVHSGLDGAPIGGGLYGGPSRPLTFTTGARIEAVTDVSAHRMNVFRDGELLRALPVTTGKAGYRTRGGVKVVLGKEPLVRMRGDSIGIARGSTDFYDLKVRWATRVTWSGEYLHAAPWSLDSQGNEDVSHGCTGMSTEDAAWLFHTVREGDLVRVVNGYGKPMTPFDNGFGDWNLSWPEWLRGSALATDATGPAPRSLAGALGPTL
- a CDS encoding CU044_2847 family protein, which encodes METRRLGPQRDLEEPGPDREGSGPDLDGPGSDLEGIDGRLPDLSSVTEALSSFAGQIGEALHQAAPDRATVEFGCRLGLDAGGLTALVVQGSANASLRVTLEWVKKTPR
- a CDS encoding ABC transporter permease: MNLSRPARIALRTAAGLGFAAIYLPLLLVLLGSLNPDRSASWPPPGLTLDWWAAAWENEGAREALWTSVRAGLAATAVALVLGTLIAFAVQRYTFFGREAVSFAVVLPIALPGIVTGIALNSAFGTVLEPLGVGLGMFTVVVGHATFCIVVVFNNVVARLRRLPGSYEEAAMDLGADTFRVFRDITFPLLRSALLAGGLLAFALSFDEIVVTTFTAGPGVQTLPVWIFNNMTRPQQAPVVNVVAAALVLLSVIPIYAAQRLSSDTPGGGRV
- a CDS encoding ABC transporter permease, which encodes MTALTPGLSPESAKRAAGPGRGAVRRLAGALHQRPRLRLAALLTAPLLWLVLAYLGSLAALFLSAFWTTDTFTSEVVRIWTSQNFEELVSSPVYRTVALRTIGVALVVTALCAVIAFPLAFYTARVAHPRRRPLFVVALLMPLWAGYLVKVYAWRLILSEGGPLDWALRPFGLSGPGYGLTATVLVLTYLWLPYMALPIHTALVQLPDNLLNASADLGARTWRTFVSVVLPLVWPAVAAGSVFTFSLSLGDYITVQIVGGKTQLIGNLVYSNVTLNMPLAAALGTVPVAVIVVYLLAVRRSGALRSL